A genomic stretch from Larimichthys crocea isolate SSNF chromosome XXII, L_crocea_2.0, whole genome shotgun sequence includes:
- the esama gene encoding endothelial cell adhesion molecule a, translating to MEVYITWRKLTLLSFTFVWGLSGVWAQIVMPQTNMDAIKGQLVVLRASYSTQTNSDPTTHTIIWNFVSNNSQLIISYTKGSMSLGSSQFKGRVGFNSSPPSNRDVSIYINNTKESDSGRYLCQIIIPEDPGLTNELSLDVKVPPAVPKCSISGKAVLKGNVTLSCSSSSGKPIPMYKWRKTSPTNEVFFSPMLNEKAGTLKLSNLSSNMSGKYECLASNSAGTQACVINLEIISTNRAGVIAGATVGSVLGALFLLLICYFFLVKKRRDIEDDMANEIKEDAQAPKRVSWAKSGMGSDIISKNGTLSSIASSPHHKESSHHNNHHHHHLQQYPQRPPSDTASIITATGSMSGYRPSRHHGASTPTHYSYNNNTTLPCGQPVPSEASTNGSSLPRPERSTQLPQAQVLPQTYNQAVPRPPPLPTSTVTASNITRMGGVPIMVPAQNQAGSLV from the exons GCGTATGGGCCCAAATCGTGATGCCCCAAACAAATATGGATGCGATCAAGGGTCAGCTGGTGGTGCTGAGAGCCTCGTACAGCACGCAGACAAACAGTGACCCtaccacacacaccatcatctgGAACTTCGTCTCTAACAACAGCCAGCTG ATCATCTCCTACACCAAAGGCTCCATGAGCTTGGGGAGCTCCCAGTTTAAGGGCCGCGTTGGTTTCAACTCCAGCCCGCCCTCGAATAGGGATGTTTCAATTTATATCAACAACACCAAGGAGTCTGACTCAGGACGGTACCTCTGTCAGATCATCATTCCTGAAGATCCAGGTTTAACCAACGAGCTCAGCCTGGACGTTAAGG TTCCTCCCGCTGTTCCTAAGTGCTCTATATCAGGGAAGGCGGTGTTGAAGGGAAATGTGACTCTGAGCTGCAGTTCCAGTTCTGGGAAGCCCATTCCTATGTACAAGTGGAGGAAAACCAGTCCCACCAATGAGGTCTTCTTCTCACCCATGCTCA ACGAGAAGGCCGGCACTCTGAAGCTGAGCAACCTGAGCAGTAACATGTCAGGGAAGTACGAGTGTCTGGCCAGCAACTCAGCTGGAACACAGGCCTGCGTCATCAACCTGGAGATCATCTCCA CCAACAGAGCTGGGGTTATCGCTGGCGCCACGGTGGGCTCAGTGCTTGGcgccctcttcctcctccttatcTGCTATTTCTTCTTGGTGAAGAAGCGGAGAGACATTGAGGACGACATGGCCAATGAAATCAA GGAGGACGCTCAAGCTCCCAAACGTGTGTCCTGGGCTAAGAGTGGCATGGGTTCAGACATCATCTCCAAGAATGGCACCCTGTCCTCCATCGCCTCCAGCCCTCACCACAAAGAGTCCTCCcaccacaacaaccaccaccaccaccacctgcagCAGTACCCCCAGCGCCCGCCCTCAGACACCGCCTCCATCATCACCGCCACTGGCAGCATGTCCGGTTACCGACCATCCCGCCACCATGGCgcctccacccccacccactacagctacaacaacaataCCACCCTGCCGTGCGGACAGCCCGTCCCCTCCGAGGCCAGCACCAACGGGAGCTCCCTGCCCAGACCTGAACGCTCCACCCAGCTGCCCCAGGCTCAGGTGCTGCCGCAGACCTACAACCAGGCCGTTCCTCGGCCGCCACCACTGCccacctccacagtcacagcCTCCAACATCACCCGCATGGGAGGGGTGCCCATTATGGTGCCTGCACAGAACCAGGCCGGATCTCTGGTCTAA